One uncultured Carboxylicivirga sp. genomic window, ATATTTGGCTGGGAATGTAGGGTTTATGGATGTTAGAAGTTAGAAATTAGGTTTTATGAGTTAGGTTTTAGAATGTATGAATGTTAAGATGTTGAATCTGTTTATTTATCATACATTCTATTGGTCTGATAGTTCAAAAATCTAACCTCCTATAAAACTTTTAACTTTTGCCTTTTGAATTTTAATTTTGGAAATCTTACTCGTCCGAGAAGTGAATCAATACACGACGGTACACTGAGAAAATCTTTGATTTGGAAACAAAACCCAGATACTTACCATTTTCGCAAACGGGAAGATTCCATGCCCCTGTTTCTTCGAATTTCTTCATCACGTTATCCATGTTTTCGTCATGTTCAATTACGGCTGGTGGTAATTCCATTAACTCTTCAACGGTAGTTTCGTTGTATAGATCGTGATTGAAAATAATACTACGTATATCTGATAAAGTAATATAACCTTTCAACTTATCGGCATGATCAACAACAGGAAAAATATTTCGTTTCGACTTGGAAACCACTTTTGTTAAGTCTCCCAAAGTCATCTCAGGATAAACGGTTTTGAACTCTGTTTCCAATACTTTATCAAGACGCATCATTGTAAGTACCGCCTTGTCTTTATGGTGTGTGATTAATTCACCTTTTTGAGCCAGTCGTTTGGTATAAATCGAGTGCGGCTCAAAGTACATAATGGTGAGGTAAGCAATGGTTGAAGTAATCATCAAAGGAATAAACAATCCATAACCATTGGTAATTTCAGCAATCAGGAAGATAGCAGTTAAAGGAGCATGCATCACACCGGCCATTAATCCAGCCATACCCACAAGGGTAAAATGTGAAGTAGGTAGATTAACAAAACCAAGCGTATTGGCTAATCGTGCAAAGAAATATCCGGTAACACCACCCATGAATAGAGTAGGAGCAAAAATGCCACCAATACCACCACTACCAGTGGTTACGGCAGTAGCAAATACTTTAAAAATGATAAGCAGAGCAAGAAAACCCAGTAAAGCCCAGATGTTGTCATGCAAGGGATAAAACAAACTCTCGTTAAGTACCTCTGCACTGTTACCATTCAATAATTCGGTTATGGTATGATAACCTTCACCGTAAAGAGGAGGAAACAAAAAGATTAGAAGACTTAGTACTGCACCACCAGTAATCCATTTTGTAAAAGGGTTTTTTATAACTCCAAGGTGCTTTTCAACTCCCATTACACCTCTTGTAAAATAGAGCGAAATAAATCCGGCAGCGATTCCCAATCCTGCGTAATATGGTATGTTGTTCAAAAGAAAAGGAGCCTCCAATGCAAAGGTAAATTCAACTCCTTTACCAAGAAAAAAGTAGGCCACAGTGGCCGATGTTACCGCTGAAATCAATAGCGGAACAATGGATGCCATAGTTAGGTCGAGCATCAATACTTCCAGCGTAAAAACCAGGCCGGCAATAGGTGCTTTAAAGATACCGGCAATAGCACCTGCAGATCCACAACCGACCAAAAGAACGATGGTTTTGGTATTCATCCTGAATAATCTTCCCAACGTAGAACCAATAGAAGCTCCGGTTAATACGATAGGTGCCTCAGCCCCAACTGATCCACCGAACCCAATGGTAAATGAACTGGTTAGAATTGATGAATAATTATTATGGGTTTTAATATGACCGCCTCTTTTGGATATGGCGTACAGAATTTTACTGACACCATGTCCTAAGCTGTCTTTAATCACATATTTTACAATGATAAGAGTGATGAAAATACCAATAATCGGATAGGCCAGATAGAGGTAATTCATGTGCTCAACCTTGAAATTGTTTGTCAGTAATGTTTGAATGAAGTGAATAGCATTCTTTAATATGACAGCAGCCAATCCACTGAAAATTCCAACCAACAAACTCAAAATAAGAATAAAATGTTTCTGATTGATATTCTTAACTCTCCAAACCAAAAATTGCCCTAATAATTGATTGACCTTCTTCATAATGGCCGCAAAAGTAATATAATAATACTGAATTGATTTTAAAACTATGGGAATTTTCAGTTAATCCTGGATATTGGTACTGTTATACGGATTTAAAAAATGATTTCTGATTAAATAAGAAAGTTAGTCCATTTTAGGCTCTATTTCTGCCCAGTTTTCTTTACGGGCAATTCTGCTTACCTGCATTTCGCTAACGCAAAATAGTTTTGCAATCAGGTTTTGTTTGACACCTTTTTCAAGCATTCCTTTGATTACAGCAACGTCATCAATGCTTAATTTAGAGCTGGTTACAACCTTGCCTGCTTTTTTGCGAGCTTCCTGAAGAACTTTATGCATACGTTTGTAGCTCTCTTCTTTGGTTACCCACTTAAGATTAGTGTGATAGTTGTTTTGTTTATTCCAGTCAAGGTGAATAACTACGTCCTGCTCAGGATTCGTTTTGTCAACAAAATATTCGGCAGTTAATTTGTGTACCAAATATGACTTTTTCTTACCCTCAACTCTAAGACTAACATTGTAGAATCCTTTGATATTACCCAGCTTTACAATTCGTCCGTTTTCTTTATCGTAACAATAACTTTTTATTCGTCCGTAATTACTGATTTCGTATTTTTTATCTGTAAACGTAAGCTGTTTCCATTGTTCATCTTCAATTTTTCGGAGCTTACGTGTATTTAATTTTGGTTTCATAATTAAAATTTAGGTCAGTGTTAGGTTAAATGATGTACCTAAGAAAATGTTTGACTATTAATAAATTCAGGAAAGAAAGAGTTACTGTTCCCGCTAACTGCTCTTAAGTAATAGCAAAAGTATGAAAAAGCAAATATGAAATCAATATCACACTGTATACTAATTCTGTTAAAAAACGTTAAGTATTAATTAGCAGAGCATTATCTTAACAACATCAATTTTTATAACGGCATTTTCTTCATTTTAATATCTTTGCCCAAAAAAAAGATGTCGCTTGGAATAGATCATGCAGATTTGGAAAAATTTATATTGGTTGGCGATCGTATTCTGATTAAACCAAAGAGTCCGGAGAAAAAGACCAAGACAGGCTTATATCTGCCTCCGGGAGTTCAGGAAAAGGAAAGAATTCACAGCGGATATATTGTAAAGGTTGGACCAGGATTTCCGATTCCTGTGGTCGCAAAATTGGAAGAGCCATGGATGAAAAAAGATGATAAAATAAAGTATCTACCCTTACAGCCAAAAGAAGGTAATTTGGCTATTTATCTTTAGAGAGGAGGATACGAAATTGAATATAAAAATGAAAAGTATGTGATTGTATCACAATCTTCTGTATTGATGTTGATAAGAGACGAAGGATTATTTGAGTAATGGATTTGAATAGAATGGAAAAAGGAGTTAAGACTGGAAAAGAAAATTACTGGAAATCAATAAATGAACCAATTTGGGCACTGGCTCCCATGGAAGATGTTACAGATACTGTTTTTCGTGAGGTTGTTCTGCGCTTAAGCAGGCCCGGGAATGTTCATCTTTTATTTAGTGAGTTTTTATCTACCGATGGTTTTTGTCATCCTGTGGGTAAAGAAAAGGTATTACATCGTTTCTTTATCAATCTGGAAGAAAGAGAATTGGCCCGAGAGATGAATGTGAAACTGGTTGCTCAGATTTGGGGTACTGATCCTGAAAAGTTTTACCAAACAGCTAAATATATAGCAGAAGAAACCGATTTCGATGGTATTGATATCAATATGGGCTGTCCTATGAAAAATATCATCAAAAAAGGAGCCTGCTCAGCATTGATCAATACACCTGATCTGGCCCGTGAAATTATTACGGCAACCAAAGAGGCATCAGATCTGCCATTGAGTGTTAAAACACGTATCGGATTTAAATCAGTTGTAACTGAATCGTGGATAAGCACTTTATTACAATCAGAAATAGATGCTTTGATTGTACACGGTCGAATTCAAAAGATGATGTCTGAGGGTGAAGCAGACTGGACTCAGATAGCTAAAGCAGTAGAGTTACGGAATAAAATAAATCCGAAAATTAAATTGCTGGGTAACGGAGATGTGCTATCTATTGATGACTCAAATCAGAAAGTTAGAGAGTTTGGAGTGGATGGTGTTATGATTGGTCGTGGAATCTTTCATAATCCATGGCTCTATAATCAGGGACATGAGCCCGGCATGGAAGAACGATTGCAAGCATTGTTGTTACACGCTCGTTTGTATGCTAAAACCTGGACAGGTGAGAAAAACTGGTCTATTCTAAAACGATTCTTTAAAATCTACACCAATAGCTTTAAGGGAGCTGCTCATTTGCGCGCCGAACTAATGGAAACTCATGGCATAGATGAGGTTGAAACCATTGTAAAAGAATTTAAGGAAGATGTAAAACGCCGGGAGCAGGAAGCAGAATAGTTTATTCTGTTACTGTTTCTGATTGCCATAGAGGGATTTAACCGGCTGAAATTATAAGCATCAATCTATGAATCTAACAGTCTAGGAGTCTAATGTTCTAATAGTCTCCCGAAAACATCTTTAATTGATTCCGGTAGGCTGTAAATGCATTTGCCCTGGAGATGAAACCAAGGTATTTGCCATGGTCAATAACAGCAATGTTAAAACGACTTGATTTTCGGAACATCTCAACCAGATCTTCCATAGAATCGTCGGGGCTGATGAAATATTCAGGCATATACATCAAGTCTTTAACCATTGTTGTTTTGTATAATTCAGGTTTGAAAATGATTTTCCTGATGTCATCCATTTTTATCATACCGTGCATTCTTCCATTGGAATCAACCACAGGAAATAAGTTTCGGTGAGCATCGGATACAACACTTACCAAATCACCTAAGGTAGCCTTCGGATCAATGGTTGCAAAGTCTGTTTCAATAAGGTTTTTAACCTCCATCATGGTTAAAACAGCCTGGTCCTTATCATGCGTAAGTAATTCTTTACGAGTGGCTAAAAGATGTGTGTAAACCGAGTGTCTTTCAAACGTTTTGGCAGTGGCAAACGAGGCTGTAGCAGTAATCATCAGAGGCAGAAACATTTCGTAACCACCGGTTAAGTCGGCAATCAAAAATAATCCTGTTAAAGGTGCTTGTAGCACTCCTGCAATTAATCCGGCCATGCCAATCAGGGCAAAGTTTTGAATGGGTAATTGATGAAAACCAAGTTTATTTACAATATTGGCAAAGAGAAGACCAGTATTGGCCCCCATAAAAAGAGTAGGGGCAAAAATACCGCCAACACCACCGCTTCCAAAAGTCAGGGAAGTGGCAACCACTTTAAATGCAATAATAACAGACAGTAGTATAAACACTGCCCAAATGCTACCCGACCAATTCTGAAAGATTGTATTTTCGAAAATGAAGCTTGTATTACCGCTTAAGGCACTGTTAATAACATCATAACCTTCGCCGTATAGGGCCGGAAAGAAGAAAAGTAAAATTCCCAGTAATGCACCACCTACAGGCAGGCGAATTCTGTGTTTCTCCAGTTTTTCGAACCATTTTTCCATAAAGATGTAGATTCGAGTAAAATAGGAGGAGACAAATCCGGCAACAATGCCAAGAATAACATAGTATACAAGGTCAATCATCTCATATGTGTGAACCAATTCAAAAGGGTACACTACTTCCTGACCCATAAAAATATAAGAAACAATAACAGCCGAGATGGATGCCAGAAGAATAGGAACAATGGCAGCCAGTGTAAGGTCAAGCATGATTACTTCCAGAGAAAAAACAATGGCTGCAATGGGTGCTTTAAAAATGGCCGACATGGCTGCGGCACAGGCACATCCGAGTAGAAGTTTGATTTGTCGGTAATTTAATCGGAACAGTTGTCCGACATTACTACCGATGGCAGCACCTGTTGAAACCGTAGGCCCTTCTAAACCGACACTTCCACCAAAGCCAACTGTCAGGGCACTGGTAACAATGGAAGAGAACATGTTATGACGGTTCATCTTACCTTCGTTCTTAGAAATGGCATAAAGTACATTGGGTATACCATGCCGAACTGGTCGTCGAATTACATATTTGATAAATAAAACGGTTAAAAATATACCTACTGTGGGTGAAATCAGATAGATATATCCATGTTCCTGCCCCAGATAGGTATGAACGAAATGACTGATCAGATGAACTGATTTTTTAATGGCGACAGCAGCAAAGCCTGCTCCTATTCCGACAATAATACTCAGAATCATCATAAATTGGCGATTGCTGACATGTCGAAGCCGCCAAATAAGAAATTGTTTGAACAGTGATTTGCGATTCATAAGACTTGGGTTAACCCTAGAAAGGTAATCAAATTTAATAATCCTGACTAATAAACTTTTTTAAATGATCAATGTTTAATCAATTGATAGAAATTTTAAACAAATAAGATTAACATTACACTAAAACAGACAAAATATGAACTTTAATAGACTTATGAAATTCTTTGTTTTTATACCTCTATTGTTCTTTGTTAGTAATATTCATGCACAATCAGGTGTGCTGAAAGGAGAAGTGCGCGATGCCTACACCAATAAACCTGTTCCTTTTGCAAGTGTGGTCATTTTTAATACCACCACAGGAACAATGACAGATACCTTGGGGCGATTTGAATTCCGTAATCTCGACCCCGGATTTATTCGCCTGCAGCTTTCATCTATCGGATATAAAAATGTGATAACAGAAGAATACAATATCTCTCAGGTACGAAATACAAGTGTGCAAATAAAAATGGAATCGACAGCTGAGTCTTTGGAGGAGGTGAAAATTACAGCTTCACCTTATGCTGTGAGGCCAGATGCCCCTGTGTCGTTAAGAAGAATAGGAATTGATCAGATAGAGAAAAGTGCCGGGGCTAATCGTGATATATCCAAGGTGATTCAATCATTTCCCGGAGTTGGATCTGCCAGTACTTTTCGTAATGATTTATTTGTACGCGGTGGCGGACCATCGGAGAATCGCTTTTTTATTGATGGTATTGAGATTCCAAATATTAATCACTTTGCAACACAGGGAGCCACAGGAGGTCCTGTTGGTATTTTAAATGTTGACTTTATCAGAGAGGTTGATTTTTATTCCAGTGCATTTCCTGCGGGCAAAGGTAATGCCCTAAGTTCTGTTTTTGAATTTAAGCAGATTGATGTTGATGTGGAAAAACCAACTTTTAAAGGAACGCTTGGAGCTTCTGAAATTTCACTTACGACCTTAGCTCCATTAAGTGAGAAAACCGGATTAATTGCATCAGTCAGACGTTCGTATCTACAGTTTTTATTCGCCGCTCTTGATTTGCCTTTTCTGCCAACTTTTACCGATTTTCAGTTTAAGACTGAGACCCGAATAGATGACCGGAATGAAATTTCATTTCTGGGTATTGGTGCCATTGATGTTTTTGAATTCAATAATGATGCAACACCTACTGAGGAAAACCAATATATAATCGGATATCTGCCTGTAAATAATCAATGGAATTATACCATTGGCACATCTTACAAGCATTATTTTGGTAACAGTTACCTGTCGATGTATCTCAGCAGAAATCATTTGAATAATGAAGCCATTAAATACGATGATAATATAGAGTCGCCCGAAAACCTGAATCTGAATTATATTTCAGATGAGATTGAGAATAAGTTCAGAACAGAATATACGGCACGTCCTAATCAGTGGACTATTAATGTGGGTGCAGGAGCTGAATATATCAACTACTACAACCGCACTTATAATAAGGTATTTATTGGAGGCGAACCATCTGAGATAAATTATAAATCGGAATTGAATTTTGTCAAGTATGCTTTGTTTGGATCTGTATCGCATCCTTTTTTCGATAACCGGCTTACCTTATCCGGAGGTGTCAGAATGGATGCCAACAGTTATTCCGATCAAATGAATAATATGCTAGATCAGTTCAGCCCAAGAGCATCTTTGTCGTTTATGATTTTGCCTGAATTTTATTTCAATGCCAATGTGGGGCGTTATTATCAGAACCCGTCATATACAACGATGGGTTACCGAAACAGTGACGGAGTATTGGTTAATAAGCAAAACGGGTTAAGTTATATTTCGTCTGATCATTTTGTGACTGGTTTTGAATTACGCCCCAATGATCATAGTAGAATGACACTGGAAGGCTTTTTTAAACTGTATGATAAGTATCCGTTCTCGGTACAGGATTCTATTTCGATGGCCAGCAAAGGTGGTGATTTTGGAGTTGTAGGAGACGAGGAAGTTACATCAACATCAAAAGGACGAGCCTATGGTTTTGAGGCTCTGTATCGCACTAAAACAAACAAAGGGTTAAATATGATTGCAGCCTATACTTTTGTACGCAGTGAATTTACCGATTACAAAGACGATTATGTGGCATCGGCATGGGATAGTCGACATTTGTTTACCATTACAGTAAATAAAACCCTGCAACGTAACTGGACTGTAGGCATGAAGTGGCGTTATGTAGGAGGTTTGCCGTATACACCTTACGACGGAGACAGATCATCGTTAAAAGTAGCATGGGATGCCCAATACAAGCAATATCTTGATTATTCGCAATACAATACCAGGCGATTGGAAGATTTTCATCAGCTGGATTTACGGGTTGATAAAACCTACAACCTTAAGAAGATGACTTTGGGTTTTTACATCGATATACAGAATGTGTATAATAATCAAGCTGCGCAGGCTCCCGAATTGATACAGCAACTGGATGAAAATGGTGAATCGATGATTGTAAATCCTAATGCCGAGTTGAACGAGCAGCGTTATGCAATGAAAGAGCTGAATGGTACTTCGGGTACTGTTTTGCCAACCATCGGTTTGTTAATCGAATTCTAAAAAAAAAGGTAACCCAAACGGGTTACCCTTCTAAAAATCCTAGTATACGAAGCATATCTTCAACTCGTTGTTCGTCTTTAAATAAGTAATCTCGAAGTAAACCATTTTCATCGCGCTCAATTACCACATGCTTAGGTGCGGGTATCAGGCAGTGCTTTAACCCACCGTAACCACTAATTGAGTCCTGGTAAGCTCCGGTGTGGAAGAAGCCTAGATATAAAGGCTCTTCGTTGGCATTAGCTATCTTAGGCATAAATACCTGCTGGTTCAAATCTTCTGTGTTATAATAATCAGAATGATCGCAGGTAATTCCACCGATGTTTACTTTCGAATATGATTTATCCCAATTGTTGATGGGTAATAGAATGAACTTTTCAAAAATACTCCAGCTGTCGGGTATGGTGGTCATCAAACTGTTATCGATGATGTACCAAAGCTCGGCATCGTTTTGTTGCTTCACCTCCAGAACCTTGAAAATGATGGCTCCTGACTCTCCAACGGTATATCTTCCGAATTCGGTAAAAATATCCGGATCATCAATACCTTCAGCTGTACATGTATCTTTGATGTTACGTACAATTTCATTGATGATGTAGTTGTAATCGTACTCAAAACCCAGGTTATTTCGAATTGGTAAACCACCACCAATGTTGAAAGCACTTAATGATTCACATTGTTTTTTCAACTCAACATAAAGGTTTAATCCTTTTTGGAATAATCCCCAGTAATAAAGTGTATCCTTAATACCGCTATCCACAAAATAATGAAGCATGCGAAGCTTCACTTTTGGGTTGTCGGCAATTTTTTCTTTGTAAAAGTTCATCACATCAGCCGGACGAATACCCATTCGTGAGGTATAGTATGCTGACTGAGGTTCTTCGTCAATCGCCATACGAATACCTACCTGAATGGTACCTTCAATTAATGGCATCAAACGATCTAATTCATGAAGGCTGTCAAGAACAACAATAAGGTTTTTAAAACCGGCATTGTGTAATTGTGCTATCTTTTGCAGATAACCATCAGTTTTATGTCCGTTCTGAACCAGCTTAATATTCTTGGTAATCAGTCCTTCATCGTGTAATTTAAGAATGATATCAAGGTCATAGCTGGATGATGTCTCAAGACTTACACCATATTTCAGTACTTCTTTGATGATAAAACTGAAGTGACTACTTTTTGTACAATAGCAATAATTGTATTTCCCTTTGTAACCATTGGCTTTAATGGATTTACTAAAAAGGTTTTTAACTCTCTTGACCTGTTCACCTATTCGAGGTAGATAAGAAATTTTTAAAGGTGTACCATATTTATCAATGATATGTTTTAATGATACATTATTGAAGTATAAATTTCCATTTTCAATATCAAAACCCGGTTGAGGGAAATAATAAGTTTGGTCAATAAGTTCGAAATACGATTGCCTCATTTCTGCACGTGTAAAATTATTGCTACTACATTAAAAGATGATTAAAAGCTAAACTTAAAAAAGTTCGGCAAAAATATAAATAGTTACCAATTATTTTTATCCATTACAGATAAATTAATTCAATGAAGTTAAATTAATTTTTTTGATCTAGTGGCTTGAAAGCCAGTGAATCTTGAATGTATTGTTAGGAAAATTAAAAAGCAGAGACAAATTTTGCCTCTGCTTTAAATATTTTTAAGAAAAATGTTCTAGTTTTTTAACTGCTCATCCAGGAATCGGAAGAACTCTCGTTGCCACAAAATTCCATTCTGACAAGAAAGTACCCAATGGTTTTCTTCAGGGAAGTAAAGGAATCTTGCAGGTATATCCATCATTCGGGCTGTGTTAAAAGCTCCCATTCCCTGCGTGTAAGGAATCCGGAAGTCCTTAGCACCATGAATAACAAGAATTGGAGTATCCCAGTTTTGAACAAACTTATGAGGTGAGTTTTCATAACTCTTCATAGCTGCTTTATTATCTTTATCCCAATAACTACCTTTATTGTCCCAGTTTACAAAAAACATTTCCTCAGTTATACTGTACATTTGCTCCAGATTGAAAATACCACAATGCGACACAAAGGCACTGAATCGTTTATTGTGATGACCGGCCAACCAATAAATGGAAAAACCACCATAACTGGCGCCAACGGCTCCAAGTTTATTTTTGTCAACAAATGGTTCTTTTGCAACGGCATCAATAGCTGAAAGGTAATCTTTCATATTCTGACCACCGTAATCACCGCTGATTTGTTCGTTCCATTCCTGACCAAAACCAGGCAAACCTCTACGGTTTGGAGCTACAATAATATAATCGTTGGCAGCCATCATCTGAAAGTTCCAGCGTAAGCTCCAGAACTGACTAACCATGCTTTGCGGACCACCCTGGCAATATAAAAGGGTAGGGTATTTTTTATTCGGATCGAAGTTAGGTGGGTAAATCACCCAGGTGAGCATATCTTTGTTATCGGTAGTTTTGATCCATCTTTTTTCAACATCTCCCATTTTTAACTGAGAAAGAAGAGGCTCATTAACCTTCGATATGTTTATTCCTTCTCCTGTTGCCGGATCAACTGAAATAATTTCGGTTGGATACTGCATTGAAGTACGGGTAGCAATCAGTTTGTCACCGGCAATATCGACAGAGTTATAGTTGTGAATTCCATCTGTTACTTTTGCATAAGAAGCATCAGTTAGATCAAAAGCATAAATTTCATTCGATCCTTTATCCTCCGAAGTGAACCAAAGTTTTTTTCCGTCTACACTCCAGGTAAGACCATGAACATTAAAGTCAATCTCTTTGCTGTAATCCGTTTTTGTTCCCGTTGCCAGATCCAGAATAAACAAGCGGTTTTTGTCGGCCTCGTAACCATCGCGTTCCATGCTTTCCCAGGCCATCAGATTTCCATCGGGTGAGAAAGTTGGCGCAATATCATAACCCATCATGCCTTCAGTAAGGTTTTTGGTGGTTTTGTCAGCAATCGAATATAAATAAATATCGCTGTTGGTTGAGAATGCAGAAGCTTTACCTTCCAGTTTTTTTGAAGTATACGCAATGTTTTTACCATCAGCAGTAAAACTAATCTGCTCCATGCCACCAAAAGGTTTGAGTGGGGAGTGATATTTTTCACCTTCCATAATGTCGGTGGCCGAACCAACTGTTGAACCGTTGGCATAATCGATATAAAACACGTGACTGTAGGTGAAATCATGCCAGCTGTCCCAATGGCGATACATTAAGTCATCTTCAATTCGGGCATCTGCCAACGGTAAATCAGGGTAAAGATCGTGAATGGTTTCATCCAGTTTTACACTCTGTGTGAAAACTAGTTTATCCATTGTTGGCGAATATTTATAGCCTTCAATACCCCCTTTGATATGCGTTACCTGAGTGGGTTTTGAACCATCCGGATTCATTTCCCAAAGCTGAACATCGCCTGATGCAGACGACAGATAAGCAATCTTCTGTCCGTCGGGGCGCCAGCTAACCTCAAATTCATTTGCGTAAGTAGACGTTATTTGTTTGAATTCGCCACCTTCTGCAGGCAGGGTGTAAATATCAGTATAGGTTCTGTTTTCTTCAATCTTGGTGTACGAAACCGTAAAAACCACTGTTTTACCATCGGGTGATACAGACACATTTCCAACACGACCCAACGACCAAAGAACTTCGGGTGTCATTATTTCACTTTCTACTTTTAAGTCGCGGTTGTTAAAGGTTGGTTTTTCGGCTGTTTGTGGACTACTACACGATATCAATAATCCAACAAGGCCCAAAAAATAGATATACTTCTTCATGTAATTATAAGTTTTTGATGAATTTTGTTTTTAAGTTAATATGATGATAAGGTATTGACTTGCGTTGTTTTCTGACCAATAAATGCGGTTTTAAAAGTAACATCTTTCTGAATATTAAGTTGTGAGAATTATCATGGAAATGATTCCTTAATATCAGAAACATGTTTTCCCCTTGCTT contains:
- a CDS encoding arginine decarboxylase, with protein sequence MRQSYFELIDQTYYFPQPGFDIENGNLYFNNVSLKHIIDKYGTPLKISYLPRIGEQVKRVKNLFSKSIKANGYKGKYNYCYCTKSSHFSFIIKEVLKYGVSLETSSSYDLDIILKLHDEGLITKNIKLVQNGHKTDGYLQKIAQLHNAGFKNLIVVLDSLHELDRLMPLIEGTIQVGIRMAIDEEPQSAYYTSRMGIRPADVMNFYKEKIADNPKVKLRMLHYFVDSGIKDTLYYWGLFQKGLNLYVELKKQCESLSAFNIGGGLPIRNNLGFEYDYNYIINEIVRNIKDTCTAEGIDDPDIFTEFGRYTVGESGAIIFKVLEVKQQNDAELWYIIDNSLMTTIPDSWSIFEKFILLPINNWDKSYSKVNIGGITCDHSDYYNTEDLNQQVFMPKIANANEEPLYLGFFHTGAYQDSISGYGGLKHCLIPAPKHVVIERDENGLLRDYLFKDEQRVEDMLRILGFLEG
- a CDS encoding S9 family peptidase, which produces MKKYIYFLGLVGLLISCSSPQTAEKPTFNNRDLKVESEIMTPEVLWSLGRVGNVSVSPDGKTVVFTVSYTKIEENRTYTDIYTLPAEGGEFKQITSTYANEFEVSWRPDGQKIAYLSSASGDVQLWEMNPDGSKPTQVTHIKGGIEGYKYSPTMDKLVFTQSVKLDETIHDLYPDLPLADARIEDDLMYRHWDSWHDFTYSHVFYIDYANGSTVGSATDIMEGEKYHSPLKPFGGMEQISFTADGKNIAYTSKKLEGKASAFSTNSDIYLYSIADKTTKNLTEGMMGYDIAPTFSPDGNLMAWESMERDGYEADKNRLFILDLATGTKTDYSKEIDFNVHGLTWSVDGKKLWFTSEDKGSNEIYAFDLTDASYAKVTDGIHNYNSVDIAGDKLIATRTSMQYPTEIISVDPATGEGINISKVNEPLLSQLKMGDVEKRWIKTTDNKDMLTWVIYPPNFDPNKKYPTLLYCQGGPQSMVSQFWSLRWNFQMMAANDYIIVAPNRRGLPGFGQEWNEQISGDYGGQNMKDYLSAIDAVAKEPFVDKNKLGAVGASYGGFSIYWLAGHHNKRFSAFVSHCGIFNLEQMYSITEEMFFVNWDNKGSYWDKDNKAAMKSYENSPHKFVQNWDTPILVIHGAKDFRIPYTQGMGAFNTARMMDIPARFLYFPEENHWVLSCQNGILWQREFFRFLDEQLKN